The following coding sequences are from one Mycobacterium bourgelatii window:
- the tesB gene encoding acyl-CoA thioesterase II encodes MAIEQILDLEQLEVNIYRGSVFSPESGFLQRTFGGHVAGQSLVSAVRTVEPRYQVHSLHGYFLRPGDATAPTIYTVERTRDGGSFATRRVNAIQHGEIIFSMGASFQTHQEGISHQDAMPAAPPPEGLPGLSSMKVFDDAGFKQFEEWDVCIVPREQLELLPGKASQQQVWFRHRDPLPDDPVLHICALAYMSDLTLLGSAQVNHLDVREHLQVASLDHAMWFMRPFRADQWLLYDQSSPSASGGRSLCQGKIFDQSGAMVAAVMQEGLTRFKRGYQP; translated from the coding sequence GTGGCGATCGAGCAGATCCTCGACCTCGAACAACTCGAGGTCAATATCTACCGCGGCAGCGTGTTCAGCCCGGAGTCCGGCTTCCTGCAGCGCACATTCGGTGGACACGTCGCGGGACAGTCGCTCGTTTCGGCCGTCCGTACCGTGGAACCGCGCTACCAGGTCCACTCGCTACACGGGTATTTCCTGCGCCCGGGAGATGCCACGGCGCCCACGATCTACACCGTTGAGCGCACCCGCGACGGCGGATCGTTCGCCACCAGGCGCGTCAACGCCATTCAGCACGGCGAAATCATCTTCAGCATGGGTGCGTCCTTTCAGACCCATCAGGAGGGGATCAGTCATCAGGACGCCATGCCCGCGGCCCCGCCGCCGGAGGGTTTGCCCGGGTTGAGCTCGATGAAGGTCTTCGACGACGCCGGTTTCAAGCAGTTCGAGGAGTGGGACGTCTGCATCGTGCCGCGGGAGCAGCTGGAATTGCTGCCCGGCAAGGCCTCCCAGCAGCAGGTATGGTTTCGCCACCGTGACCCGTTGCCTGACGACCCTGTCCTGCACATCTGCGCCCTGGCCTACATGAGCGACCTCACCCTGCTGGGCTCGGCGCAGGTGAACCACCTTGACGTCCGGGAGCATCTACAAGTGGCTTCGCTGGACCACGCGATGTGGTTCATGCGCCCGTTCCGGGCCGACCAATGGCTGCTCTACGACCAGTCCTCGCCGTCGGCCAGCGGGGGGCGCTCGCTGTGCCAGGGCAAGATCTTCGACCAGAGCGGTGCGATGGTGGCCGCGGTCATGCAGGAGGGGTTAACCCGCTTCAAGCGCGGATATCAGCCGTGA
- the pdxT gene encoding pyridoxal 5'-phosphate synthase glutaminase subunit PdxT, translating to MNRPTVGVLALQGDTREHLVALRACGAEPITVRRLSELDAVDALVLPGGESTTISHLLLDLDLLEPLRARLADGLPAYGACAGMIMLASEILDAGAGGREALPLRGIDMTVRRNAFGRQVDSFEGDLPFDGLDEPVRAVFIRAPWVERVGDGVQVLARAAGHAVAVRQGRVLATAFHPEMTGDRRIHQLFVDIVTGRA from the coding sequence GTGAACCGACCAACCGTGGGGGTTCTCGCCCTGCAGGGCGACACCCGGGAGCATCTGGTCGCGCTGCGCGCGTGCGGGGCCGAGCCGATAACAGTGCGGCGGCTTAGCGAACTCGATGCGGTCGACGCTCTGGTGCTTCCCGGCGGGGAGTCGACCACGATAAGCCACCTGTTGCTCGACCTGGACCTGCTGGAGCCGCTGCGGGCGCGGCTGGCCGACGGACTCCCGGCGTACGGCGCCTGCGCCGGCATGATCATGCTGGCCAGCGAGATTCTGGATGCCGGTGCGGGCGGGCGCGAGGCATTGCCCCTGCGTGGTATCGACATGACCGTGCGGCGCAACGCATTTGGCCGGCAGGTTGACTCGTTCGAAGGCGATCTCCCGTTCGACGGACTCGATGAACCCGTGCGGGCGGTGTTCATCAGGGCACCGTGGGTGGAACGAGTGGGCGACGGGGTGCAGGTCCTCGCGCGGGCGGCGGGACACGCTGTCGCCGTTCGGCAGGGGCGAGTACTTGCGACGGCGTTTCACCCGGAGATGACGGGGGACCGCCGTATCCACCAACTCTTCGTCGACATCGTCACCGGCCGAGCGTGA
- a CDS encoding YebC/PmpR family DNA-binding transcriptional regulator, protein MSGHSKWATTKHKKAVIDARRGKNFARLIKNIEVAARVGGGDPAGNPTLYDAIQKAKKNSVPNDNIERARKRGAGEEAGGADYQNITYEGYAPNGVAVLIECLTDNRNRAASEVRVAMTRNGGTMADPGSVSYLFSRKGTVTLDKNGLSEDDVLAAVLDAGAEEVNDLGDSFEVISEPTDLVAVRTALQEAGIDYESAEASFQPSVSVPVDVEGARKVFKLVDALEDTDDVQNVWTNVDLSDEVLAALEED, encoded by the coding sequence ATGAGCGGCCATTCCAAGTGGGCCACCACCAAGCACAAGAAGGCCGTTATCGACGCGCGCCGCGGGAAGAACTTCGCCCGCCTGATCAAAAACATCGAGGTCGCGGCCCGAGTCGGTGGCGGTGATCCGGCAGGCAATCCGACGCTTTACGACGCCATCCAGAAGGCCAAGAAGAACTCGGTCCCCAACGACAACATCGAGCGGGCCCGCAAACGCGGCGCCGGCGAGGAGGCCGGGGGCGCCGACTACCAAAACATCACCTACGAGGGGTATGCACCCAACGGCGTAGCCGTGCTGATCGAGTGCCTGACCGACAACCGCAATCGCGCCGCCAGCGAGGTGCGCGTGGCGATGACGCGCAACGGCGGCACGATGGCCGACCCGGGGTCAGTGTCGTACCTGTTCTCCCGTAAGGGCACTGTCACCCTGGACAAGAACGGCTTGAGCGAAGACGACGTGCTGGCGGCGGTGCTGGACGCCGGCGCCGAGGAGGTCAATGATCTTGGCGACAGCTTTGAGGTGATCTCCGAGCCGACCGACCTGGTCGCGGTGCGCACGGCGTTGCAGGAAGCCGGCATCGACTACGAATCGGCCGAGGCCAGTTTCCAGCCGTCGGTCAGCGTGCCCGTCGACGTGGAGGGCGCCCGCAAGGTTTTCAAGCTCGTCGACGCGCTGGAGGACACCGACGACGTGCAAAACGTCTGGACCAACGTCGACCTTTCCGACGAGGTGCTGGCAGCCCTCGAAGAGGACTAA
- a CDS encoding Rv1453 family transcriptional regulator gives MSRQPTSPRVHELIRSAARMALNPPPEWLEEFDRITLAACPELARDPALAKVVSRANRGNLAHFASAILRNPDAPVPANLSPETLDMARDLVRRGMDASALEVYRIGHNLAWRRWTEIAFRLTSHPEELQGLLDIPFRHANEFVDATLAGITEEMHAEYAKLARDIDAERRKIVEQILHEAPVNEDRVQTQLDYSFDRVHTAAIIWCPEPANYDPDPLGAVAEAFGKAAGGQRPLNIIAGAATRWVWVKDAADLKALDVEQLHEILDAAPGSQIAIGTSGAGIEGFRRSHMAALATQRMLTRLRSPHRAAFFADVQMIALLTENPEGADNFIRSTLGNFEKANPTLHTTVLTYINAACNASRAAKLLYTHRNTLLHRLDTAQRLLPRPLNETTVEVAVAIQALRWRGEQASGSTTAPKAMSNGGRAAVSGQ, from the coding sequence GTGTCCAGGCAACCCACTTCGCCACGCGTACACGAACTGATTCGCAGTGCAGCGCGCATGGCACTCAATCCTCCCCCGGAGTGGCTCGAGGAATTCGATCGCATCACATTAGCCGCCTGCCCAGAGCTCGCACGAGACCCTGCTCTGGCCAAGGTGGTCAGCCGCGCGAATCGCGGCAATCTGGCGCACTTCGCCTCAGCCATCCTGCGCAACCCGGACGCGCCGGTGCCGGCGAATCTCAGCCCGGAAACGCTGGACATGGCGCGAGACCTGGTTCGGCGTGGAATGGATGCCTCGGCGTTGGAGGTCTACCGCATCGGACACAATCTGGCCTGGCGGCGTTGGACGGAGATTGCGTTTCGACTCACGTCCCACCCCGAGGAGCTCCAAGGGCTGCTGGACATCCCGTTCCGGCACGCCAACGAATTCGTCGATGCGACGCTGGCCGGCATCACCGAAGAGATGCACGCGGAGTACGCCAAACTTGCCCGAGACATCGATGCCGAGCGCCGCAAGATCGTCGAACAAATCCTGCACGAGGCGCCGGTCAACGAGGACCGCGTCCAAACGCAACTCGACTACTCTTTCGACCGGGTCCATACGGCCGCCATCATCTGGTGCCCCGAACCCGCCAACTATGACCCCGATCCGCTCGGCGCGGTTGCGGAGGCCTTCGGCAAGGCCGCCGGCGGCCAGCGACCGCTGAACATCATTGCCGGCGCCGCGACTCGCTGGGTATGGGTCAAAGACGCCGCGGACCTCAAGGCCCTGGATGTCGAGCAACTCCACGAAATCCTCGACGCGGCACCGGGTTCACAAATCGCGATCGGAACTTCCGGCGCGGGCATCGAAGGCTTTCGCCGCAGTCACATGGCAGCGCTTGCCACGCAGCGCATGCTGACCCGGCTGCGCTCACCCCACCGCGCCGCGTTCTTCGCCGATGTCCAAATGATTGCCCTACTCACCGAGAATCCAGAAGGCGCGGACAATTTCATCAGGTCGACCCTCGGGAACTTCGAAAAGGCCAACCCCACATTGCATACGACGGTGCTGACCTACATCAATGCCGCATGCAATGCCTCGCGCGCCGCGAAACTCCTTTACACGCACCGCAATACGCTGTTGCACCGGCTGGACACCGCGCAGCGACTGCTACCGCGACCGCTCAACGAGACAACCGTCGAGGTCGCGGTGGCCATCCAGGCGCTGCGGTGGCGCGGCGAGCAAGCCAGCGGTTCAACAACAGCCCCCAAGGCGATGTCCAACGGTGGCCGCGCAGCGGTGTCGGGGCAGTAA
- a CDS encoding polyamine aminopropyltransferase, with protein sequence MTAALAEPRATTRWRAVLLAAVAACAACGIVYELALLTLSTSLNGGGIVETSLIVAGYIAALGLGALLVKPLLAHAAVTFIAVETLLGIIGGLSAAALYVAFAFVDGSTWVLGLGTALIGGLVGAEVPLLMTLLQRGQVAGATDTGRTLANLNAADYLGALVGGLVWPFILLPHLGMIRGSAATGMVNLVAAAVVAVFLLRHSVSGRQLAAALCALAAALALLVTLLVRAQDIETTSRQRLYADPIIAYRHSAYQEIVVTRRGNDLRLYLDGGLQFSTRDEYRYTESLVYPALGDGARSVLVLGGGDGLAARELLRQPGVESVQQVELDPVVIELARTTMREANGGSLDNPHVNVVIGDAMDWLRRADVPSGGFDAVIVDLPDPDTPVLGRLYSTEFYALVANALAPGGLMVVQAGSPFSTRAAFWRAVSTIRSAGYAVTPYHVHVPTFGDWGFVLARRGDVAPKPTVPADAPPLRFLDQRVLDAATVFADDVRPRPMQPSTLDNPRIVDDMRHGYD encoded by the coding sequence ATGACCGCCGCGCTCGCGGAGCCACGCGCCACGACCCGTTGGCGCGCCGTGTTGCTAGCCGCCGTCGCGGCGTGCGCGGCCTGCGGCATCGTTTACGAGCTGGCGCTGCTGACGCTGTCGACGAGCCTCAACGGCGGCGGCATCGTTGAGACCTCGCTGATAGTCGCGGGCTATATAGCAGCCCTGGGCTTGGGCGCCCTGCTGGTCAAGCCGCTGCTGGCGCACGCTGCCGTCACCTTCATCGCGGTGGAGACCCTGTTGGGCATCATCGGCGGATTGTCCGCAGCGGCACTGTATGTGGCGTTCGCGTTCGTCGACGGGTCGACGTGGGTGTTGGGCCTGGGCACGGCGCTGATCGGTGGTTTGGTCGGGGCCGAGGTGCCGCTGTTGATGACGTTGTTGCAGCGCGGCCAGGTAGCCGGTGCCACCGACACCGGCCGGACGCTGGCCAACCTCAACGCGGCCGACTACCTCGGCGCACTGGTCGGCGGCCTGGTCTGGCCGTTCATCCTGCTGCCACACCTGGGCATGATTCGCGGCTCGGCGGCCACCGGCATGGTCAACCTGGTGGCGGCCGCGGTGGTGGCCGTCTTCTTGCTCCGCCACTCCGTATCCGGCCGGCAACTGGCGGCGGCGTTGTGCGCGCTAGCCGCGGCACTGGCACTGCTGGTCACGTTGCTGGTGCGCGCCCAGGACATCGAGACCACCAGCAGGCAACGGCTCTACGCGGACCCGATCATCGCCTACCGGCACTCGGCCTACCAAGAGATCGTGGTAACCCGCCGGGGCAATGACCTGCGGCTCTACCTGGATGGCGGCTTGCAGTTCTCCACCCGGGACGAGTACCGCTACACCGAAAGTTTGGTCTACCCCGCGCTCGGGGACGGCGCGCGCTCAGTGCTGGTGCTCGGTGGCGGCGACGGCCTGGCGGCGCGGGAACTACTGCGGCAACCGGGCGTCGAAAGCGTCCAACAGGTGGAGCTCGATCCAGTCGTCATCGAGTTGGCCCGCACCACCATGCGTGAGGCCAACGGCGGTTCGTTGGACAACCCGCACGTCAACGTGGTGATCGGCGATGCGATGGATTGGCTGCGCCGCGCGGACGTTCCTTCCGGCGGTTTCGACGCGGTGATCGTCGACCTGCCCGACCCCGACACCCCCGTACTGGGTCGGTTGTATTCCACGGAGTTCTACGCATTGGTGGCCAATGCTCTGGCTCCGGGCGGACTGATGGTGGTGCAGGCGGGCAGCCCGTTTTCGACGCGGGCGGCCTTTTGGCGGGCCGTTTCGACGATCCGCTCGGCCGGCTACGCGGTCACGCCGTATCACGTGCACGTACCGACGTTCGGTGACTGGGGTTTCGTGCTGGCGCGACGCGGCGACGTTGCCCCGAAACCGACCGTGCCCGCTGACGCTCCCCCGTTGCGGTTCCTGGACCAGCGGGTGCTGGACGCCGCGACGGTGTTTGCCGACGACGTGCGCCCCCGGCCGATGCAGCCGTCGACCCTGGACAACCCGCGCATCGTCGACGACATGCGCCACGGTTACGACTAG
- a CDS encoding DUF350 domain-containing protein — protein MDQARYAAAVDFGTVTFAPILHGVVASVLYFLVGVTVLIGGFLMVDLLTPGNLRQLVFLERRPNAVILASALYAALATIIVVAIYTSSNQLGEGLLGVAIYGTIGIVLQGLALLILRVFVPGNFYAHVEESELHPAAFATAAMLLAIGAVTAASLS, from the coding sequence ATGGATCAGGCCCGGTATGCGGCGGCGGTCGATTTCGGCACCGTGACCTTCGCCCCGATCCTGCATGGCGTGGTGGCGTCGGTGCTCTACTTCCTGGTCGGCGTCACGGTGTTGATCGGCGGGTTCCTCATGGTCGACCTACTCACGCCCGGGAATCTGCGACAGCTGGTGTTTCTCGAACGCAGGCCCAACGCCGTCATCCTGGCGTCTGCGCTGTATGCGGCCCTGGCCACGATCATCGTCGTCGCCATCTACACCAGCTCGAATCAGTTGGGCGAAGGCCTGCTGGGCGTGGCGATCTACGGAACGATCGGCATCGTCCTGCAGGGGCTGGCGCTGCTCATCCTGCGCGTCTTCGTGCCTGGCAACTTCTATGCCCACGTCGAAGAATCGGAGCTGCACCCGGCGGCCTTCGCCACCGCCGCGATGTTGCTGGCGATCGGAGCGGTGACAGCCGCCTCGCTGTCATGA
- a CDS encoding DUF4247 domain-containing protein produces the protein MSRNRLLLIAAALAAGGLVSLIFGVVLLSRNIETYIASHYHEYSHDLNGKRYVCSGSPKQVADTLAHYKPPAARAHSGANHYLRYNRVIVIVGPDGGYPCSIRVEPLSAGYNHGSFIFLGPGFTPGSPSGGSGGSPGGPGGSK, from the coding sequence ATGAGCCGCAACCGCCTGTTGCTGATCGCCGCCGCGCTCGCGGCAGGTGGCCTCGTGTCGCTGATCTTCGGGGTGGTCCTGCTCAGCCGCAACATCGAGACCTATATCGCCAGCCACTACCACGAGTACTCCCACGATCTGAACGGCAAGCGCTACGTCTGCTCCGGCTCCCCCAAGCAGGTGGCCGACACCCTCGCTCATTACAAGCCCCCCGCGGCGCGCGCACACAGCGGCGCCAACCACTACCTGCGGTACAACCGCGTCATCGTCATCGTCGGCCCCGACGGCGGTTATCCGTGCAGCATCCGCGTCGAACCGCTCAGTGCCGGTTACAACCACGGCTCGTTCATCTTCCTCGGTCCCGGATTCACCCCCGGGTCGCCGTCGGGCGGCTCGGGCGGCAGCCCCGGAGGACCGGGCGGTAGTAAATAG
- a CDS encoding DUF2617 family protein has product MPLHQLAVAPADVSGARLALALNEAAPQPLASYRLSHPDGGTLVLGVLGASHVITVEHGTETFSEQVSCRVRSGAATLPEHTDAPGYWLESRTQTYEEPTFRRIAQELRRRCAREPGWLGGVFPGDDAALTALAAEPDSAGWRWQTWHLYPSGSGGTVVRTASHWQP; this is encoded by the coding sequence GTGCCACTTCACCAGCTCGCCGTCGCTCCGGCTGACGTATCAGGGGCTCGCCTGGCCCTCGCGCTGAACGAGGCTGCACCGCAACCGCTTGCCAGCTATCGGCTGTCCCACCCCGACGGCGGAACCCTGGTGCTCGGCGTCTTGGGCGCCTCACACGTGATCACCGTCGAGCACGGCACCGAGACGTTCTCCGAGCAGGTCTCGTGTCGAGTCCGGAGTGGTGCCGCGACGCTGCCCGAGCACACCGACGCGCCCGGCTATTGGCTGGAATCTCGCACCCAGACGTACGAAGAGCCGACCTTCCGACGGATCGCGCAAGAGTTGCGCCGACGATGCGCAAGGGAACCCGGCTGGCTCGGCGGCGTGTTCCCCGGCGATGACGCTGCGCTGACTGCGCTGGCCGCCGAACCCGATAGCGCCGGCTGGCGTTGGCAAACCTGGCACCTGTACCCGTCCGGTTCCGGCGGCACCGTGGTCCGCACTGCGAGCCACTGGCAGCCATGA
- a CDS encoding DUF4178 domain-containing protein has product MGGQLVVIALVLFVASLIVLVYALKKPKNSSQATGRQDPLSFNAQPQFGPRQLGPGAVVSYGGVDYLVRGSVTFREGPFVWWEHLLEGGAEPLWFSVEEDEGRLELAMWVKRTDLHLQPNGQHVVDGVQFRVSDRGHAGYTTEGTTGLPPGGEMDYVDYVNSDQSALLSFERWAPNMPWEISTGKPVLSGELIVYPAPPPSR; this is encoded by the coding sequence ATGGGAGGACAGCTGGTTGTCATCGCTCTGGTGCTCTTCGTCGCCTCTCTTATCGTCCTCGTCTACGCCCTGAAGAAGCCCAAGAATTCAAGCCAAGCAACCGGACGCCAGGACCCGCTTTCGTTCAATGCGCAACCGCAATTCGGCCCCCGTCAGCTCGGTCCCGGCGCCGTCGTGAGCTACGGCGGCGTGGATTACCTGGTGCGTGGCTCGGTGACATTTCGCGAGGGCCCGTTCGTCTGGTGGGAACACTTGCTGGAGGGCGGCGCCGAGCCGTTGTGGTTCAGCGTCGAAGAAGACGAAGGACGACTCGAGTTGGCGATGTGGGTCAAACGCACCGATCTCCATTTGCAGCCGAACGGTCAGCACGTTGTCGACGGGGTGCAGTTCCGGGTGTCCGACCGCGGTCATGCCGGTTACACCACGGAAGGCACGACGGGGCTGCCGCCAGGCGGTGAGATGGACTACGTCGACTACGTCAATTCCGATCAGAGCGCGCTACTCTCGTTCGAGCGCTGGGCACCGAACATGCCCTGGGAAATTTCGACCGGCAAGCCGGTGCTGAGCGGCGAACTCATCGTCTACCCCGCGCCCCCACCGTCTCGCTAG
- the ruvC gene encoding crossover junction endodeoxyribonuclease RuvC, whose amino-acid sequence MRVMGVDPGLTRCGLSLVESGRGRQITALDVDVVRTPSEAPLAKRLLAISDAVEHWLDTHRPDVLAIERVFSQVNLMTVMGTAQAGGVIALAAAKRDIDVHFHTPTEVKAAVTGNGAADKAQVTAMVTRILALQAKPTPADAADALALAICHCWRGPMLARMAAAEAKAAQQRSAYLAKLKAAR is encoded by the coding sequence GTGCGGGTGATGGGTGTAGATCCCGGGTTGACGCGATGCGGGCTGTCGCTCGTTGAGAGCGGCCGCGGTCGGCAGATCACGGCCCTGGACGTCGATGTCGTGCGTACCCCTTCGGAGGCGCCGCTGGCCAAGCGGTTGCTGGCCATCAGTGACGCCGTGGAACATTGGCTCGACACCCACCGTCCCGATGTGCTGGCCATCGAGCGGGTGTTCTCGCAGGTGAACCTGATGACGGTGATGGGCACCGCGCAAGCTGGGGGAGTGATCGCACTTGCGGCCGCCAAACGCGACATCGACGTGCATTTCCATACCCCGACGGAGGTGAAGGCAGCGGTCACCGGCAACGGGGCCGCGGACAAGGCACAAGTCACCGCGATGGTTACCAGAATCCTTGCGCTGCAGGCTAAACCGACACCAGCGGACGCGGCTGACGCGCTCGCCCTGGCGATTTGTCACTGTTGGCGCGGCCCGATGCTCGCCCGGATGGCTGCGGCCGAGGCCAAGGCCGCCCAGCAGCGCAGTGCATATCTGGCCAAGTTGAAGGCGGCACGATGA
- the ruvA gene encoding Holliday junction branch migration protein RuvA, which yields MIASVRGEVLEVALDHVVIEASGVGYRVNATPSTLATLRQGTEARLITAMIVREDSMTLYGFVDTETRDLFLTLLSVSGVGPRLAMATLAVHDAAALRQALADGDVVALTRVPGIGKRSAERMVLELRDKVGAVATTAGTAATNGHAVRSPVVEALVGLGFAAKQAEEATDKVLAADHDATTSSALRAALSLLGKSK from the coding sequence ATGATTGCTTCGGTTCGCGGTGAGGTGCTCGAGGTGGCGCTCGACCATGTGGTGATCGAAGCGTCCGGCGTCGGCTACCGGGTCAACGCGACACCTTCGACACTGGCGACGTTGCGACAGGGAACGGAAGCCCGGCTGATCACCGCGATGATCGTGCGTGAGGATTCGATGACGCTGTACGGGTTCGTCGACACCGAAACCCGCGATCTGTTCCTGACGCTGCTGTCGGTTTCTGGCGTCGGGCCGCGCTTGGCGATGGCGACCCTGGCCGTACACGACGCCGCCGCCCTGCGCCAAGCGCTTGCCGACGGCGATGTCGTCGCCTTGACCAGGGTGCCCGGAATCGGCAAGCGCAGTGCCGAGCGGATGGTCCTGGAACTACGTGACAAGGTCGGTGCCGTCGCCACGACCGCGGGGACTGCCGCCACGAATGGCCACGCGGTGCGTAGTCCTGTCGTGGAAGCCCTGGTAGGCCTCGGCTTCGCGGCCAAGCAAGCCGAGGAGGCCACCGACAAGGTGCTGGCCGCCGATCATGACGCGACGACATCGAGCGCGCTGCGGGCCGCCCTGTCGTTGTTGGGTAAGTCGAAATGA
- the ruvB gene encoding Holliday junction branch migration DNA helicase RuvB gives MSDEHDERDVSPALTVGEGDIDVSLRPRSLREFIGQPRVREQLQLVIEGAKNRGGTPDHILLSGPPGLGKTSLAMIIAAELGSSLRVTSGPALERAGDLAAMLSNLVEHDVLFIDEIHRIARPAEEMLYLAMEDFRVDVVVGKGPGATSIPLEIAPFTLVGATTRSGALTGPLRDRFGFTAHMDFYEPAELERVLARSAGILGIELGAEAGAEIARRSRGTPRIANRLLRRVRDFAEVRADGVITRDVAKAALEVYDVDELGLDRLDRAVLSALTRSFGGGPVGVSTLAVAVGEEAATVEEVCEPFLVRAGMVARTPRGRVATALAWTHLGMTPPVGVMQQGLFD, from the coding sequence ATGAGTGACGAACACGACGAACGCGATGTCTCACCGGCGTTGACCGTCGGCGAAGGCGACATCGACGTCAGTTTGCGACCGCGGTCGCTGCGCGAGTTCATCGGCCAGCCCCGGGTGCGTGAGCAGCTGCAACTGGTCATCGAGGGAGCCAAGAACCGGGGCGGCACACCGGATCACATTCTGCTGTCCGGCCCGCCGGGGCTGGGCAAGACGTCGTTGGCGATGATCATCGCCGCCGAGCTCGGGTCCTCGCTTCGGGTGACCTCCGGGCCGGCCCTGGAACGCGCCGGCGACCTGGCCGCGATGCTGTCGAATCTGGTCGAGCACGACGTGTTGTTCATCGACGAGATTCACCGGATCGCCCGGCCCGCCGAGGAGATGCTCTATTTGGCGATGGAGGACTTCCGGGTCGACGTCGTCGTGGGCAAAGGGCCCGGCGCGACCTCGATCCCGCTGGAAATCGCGCCATTCACCCTGGTCGGGGCGACCACCCGGTCGGGTGCCCTGACCGGCCCGCTGCGCGACCGCTTCGGCTTCACCGCACACATGGATTTCTACGAACCCGCCGAGCTGGAGCGCGTGCTTGCCCGATCCGCCGGCATCCTGGGCATCGAGCTCGGGGCGGAGGCCGGCGCGGAGATCGCACGGCGTTCGCGGGGAACGCCGCGAATTGCCAACCGGCTACTGCGCCGCGTCCGCGACTTCGCCGAGGTGCGGGCGGACGGCGTCATCACCCGCGACGTGGCCAAGGCCGCACTCGAGGTCTACGACGTCGACGAGCTGGGGCTGGACCGGCTGGACCGCGCGGTGTTGTCGGCATTGACCCGCAGCTTCGGGGGCGGACCGGTCGGGGTCTCGACGCTGGCTGTAGCGGTCGGCGAGGAGGCCGCGACGGTGGAAGAGGTGTGCGAGCCGTTCCTGGTGCGTGCCGGTATGGTCGCCCGTACCCCCCGCGGCCGGGTGGCCACAGCGCTGGCCTGGACCCATCTTGGGATGACTCCGCCGGTCGGGGTCATGCAGCAAGGGTTGTTCGACTAG
- a CDS encoding DUF1304 domain-containing protein produces the protein MVTAALVFAGLAAVLHVYIFVMESLTWTSPRTRATFGTTPEEAETTKLLAFNQGFYNLFLAIITGIGIAVLVTGHKAVGAALILAGVGSMAAAAVVLLISARDKARAALTQGAFPTLAVLLLVVGLTG, from the coding sequence ATGGTCACCGCCGCCTTGGTTTTCGCCGGACTAGCCGCGGTCCTGCACGTGTATATCTTCGTCATGGAGTCGTTGACCTGGACTTCGCCGCGAACGCGCGCCACCTTCGGCACCACGCCGGAGGAGGCCGAAACCACCAAGCTGCTGGCCTTCAACCAGGGCTTCTACAACCTGTTCCTTGCGATCATCACCGGGATCGGCATCGCGGTGCTTGTCACCGGGCACAAGGCGGTGGGCGCCGCGCTCATCCTTGCCGGTGTCGGCTCGATGGCCGCCGCCGCGGTGGTGCTGCTGATCTCGGCTCGGGACAAGGCGCGCGCCGCGTTGACGCAGGGCGCATTCCCGACCCTGGCCGTCCTCCTCCTGGTGGTCGGCCTGACCGGCTGA